A genomic segment from Aegilops tauschii subsp. strangulata cultivar AL8/78 chromosome 1, Aet v6.0, whole genome shotgun sequence encodes:
- the LOC109771888 gene encoding uncharacterized protein yields MAMAPSASVVSFSARPSAALRPRAASVTAGAGGRVRAGAPKGGKWWAPLVGWSGRADYMEAAAPTRVVEQEEEKTFVGLTEEKARQLRARMSEMESFHDAMYHSAIASRLARST; encoded by the coding sequence ATGGCGATGGCACCGTCAGCATCCGTCGTCTCCTTCTCCGCCCGCCCGTCCGCTGCGCTCCGGCCGCGCGCCGCCTCCGTCACCGCGGGAGCTGGCGGGCGGGTCCGCGCCGGGGCGCCCAAGGGAGGCAAGTGGTGGGCGCCGCTGGTCGGGTGGTCCGGGCGGGCGGACTACATGGAGGCCGCAGCGCCGACGCGGGTGgtcgagcaggaggaggagaagaCGTTCGTCGGCCTGACGGAGGAGAAGGCGCGGCAGCTGCGGGCTCGGATGTCGGAGATGGAGAGCTTCCACGACGCCATGTACCACTCCGCCATCGCGTCCCGCCTCGCCCGCTCCACCTAG